The Flammeovirga yaeyamensis genome segment TCAAGTTAATCTATTGTTCGTATCTCCTCGTTTATTTTGTAGGAGTAGTTTGTTTCTCTGATTCCTCGTCTACTTTATTTAAACTTTTTGTTCTTCCGAAAAGCTCTTGAGACTTATTGTTATATGCTTCCGCAGCAGCTTCAGCCGTAGGGAATAATCCTAAATCATAACGTTGTCCTTTAGAGTATAAAACTGCACGGAAAGTCTTTTTACTGACTTTAACCACACCTCTGTAACCTGTTTTGTTATGGTGGTGCTTTTGGTTTCTTCTAAGTTCAGCCATAGTTGCCCATTCTAAATTTTTCTCGCGGCAATCTAGTGCATTTCCATTCTTGATTCTTACGAATAATCTTTTTGCTGACTCTGGCTGATCAACAAATTTTTCAGCTACTAACTTATGTAAATAAATGGTGACATTTTGATATCCACCATTTGGCTTAGGGTAGTTTTTTTGAAAAAAAACATAGCCAGAAGCGTGCATTCTAAGGTTTTCTAATAAATTAAGTTGTTTGTAGTATTCGTTTGTGGTGATGAAATCGTACGCCGTACCCGACAATAAGACATGCTCATCAGCATTCTTTAGCTTAATCTTATAAAGCATTTTGATTTTGTTTTTAGATAGTAAGATGATGATACATCCAGCCCATATACACAAGCTGTGATGGTAAATTGATTGATAAGTTTTCTTTTAAAAACTAAATAAATACAGAAAGAAGTGAGTGGTGGTTTAGTAATTAACTATAGTGAATGTTAACCTAAGTTTGACTCCCCAAACTTAGGTTAATAGATAATGGTTATAGAGTTAAACTAAATTTCTTACCTACTTCTTCAAGGTCTTTTATAACTGGAGTTAACACAGGTATACCTTCTGTTCTTCTAGAATGTTCTATTTCTCTTTCAGGTGTACCAGGTATTAATACTCTTTCTTGTCCTTCTACTGTTTCAGCGGTTTTGAATCGTTGTATCCAGTTGTCCATATGAGATTTAAAGTCCTCTTTTGGTCTAAATGCATCCACACGCATTGCACCAAAGAAATGACCCAAACCTTCTCCAACAGGATCTTCGGGTAATGGTAGAAAGCTTACAAATGGAGGTGCCCAAGGTCCGTAACCTGCACCAGATAATACAGCAGATAAAATATCGACCATACTACCTAAACAAAATCCTTTGTGACTACTTCTTACTCTATCACTACCAAGAGGAAGTAAAGCACCACCACTTTTTAAAGCAGCAGCATCCGAAGATGGAGCACCATCTTTATCTTGCACCCAACCTATAGGGGCATCCTCTTGTTTACGCTGTAAGATTTCCAATTTACCATTTGCTGCAGTTGTAGTAGCAAAATCAGCAACAAAAGCAGGTTCTTCGCCTGCAGGAATTGCCATGGCAATTGGGTTGGTACCTAATAATCTTTCTTTAGAGAAAGTTGGAGATACTAATGGGGAAGCGTTTGTCATTGACAAGCCGATCATATCATGTTCTAGTGCCATCATTGCATGATAACCAGCAATACCATAGTGATTCGAATTTTTAACTGAAACCCAACCAGAGCCTACATTTTCTGATTTATCGATAGCAATTTGCATTGCTTTAGGAGCAACAACAAGTCCTAAACCTGCGTCTCCATCAATGGTGGCTGTACTTGGAGTTTCATGGATTACTTTGATGTTAGGAGTAGGGTTAATTCGCCCTGCTTCCCATAACCTTACATAACCAATTAATCTAGCCACACCATGAGAGTCGACTCCTCGTAAGTCGGCAGATAAAAGCACTTTGGCAGCTAACTCGGCATCTTCCTCTGGACAACCCATGGATAAGAACACACTTTTACTAAATGAAAAAAGCTTCTCGAACGATACTAAATTTATTGCTGTAGACATGTAAAGTATATTTTATTAAAGTAAACTGCTTATGATTTCTTTATTTTAAGAAAAAAATGAAGTAAGCATCAAATTAAAAATT includes the following:
- a CDS encoding Pathogenesis-related transcriptional factor and ERF protein, with translation MLYKIKLKNADEHVLLSGTAYDFITTNEYYKQLNLLENLRMHASGYVFFQKNYPKPNGGYQNVTIYLHKLVAEKFVDQPESAKRLFVRIKNGNALDCREKNLEWATMAELRRNQKHHHNKTGYRGVVKVSKKTFRAVLYSKGQRYDLGLFPTAEAAAEAYNNKSQELFGRTKSLNKVDEESEKQTTPTK
- a CDS encoding Ldh family oxidoreductase, encoding MSTAINLVSFEKLFSFSKSVFLSMGCPEEDAELAAKVLLSADLRGVDSHGVARLIGYVRLWEAGRINPTPNIKVIHETPSTATIDGDAGLGLVVAPKAMQIAIDKSENVGSGWVSVKNSNHYGIAGYHAMMALEHDMIGLSMTNASPLVSPTFSKERLLGTNPIAMAIPAGEEPAFVADFATTTAANGKLEILQRKQEDAPIGWVQDKDGAPSSDAAALKSGGALLPLGSDRVRSSHKGFCLGSMVDILSAVLSGAGYGPWAPPFVSFLPLPEDPVGEGLGHFFGAMRVDAFRPKEDFKSHMDNWIQRFKTAETVEGQERVLIPGTPEREIEHSRRTEGIPVLTPVIKDLEEVGKKFSLTL